From a region of the Zingiber officinale cultivar Zhangliang chromosome 10B, Zo_v1.1, whole genome shotgun sequence genome:
- the LOC122028909 gene encoding uncharacterized protein LOC122028909 isoform X4, with the protein MPRSSFLTVDRSLARAPCHFKSSDLGHSDSSRSLMASAADAKGEETQVLDIDSPEYGEMPILYGETEALDGSDGDDDRGIDERGTTQLVDVYEETAEVYDSGEGTDGTEVLSGDEEGFSDEGAVAHCRDGKNGADVESLTPAIGGDTLCLDDKKADAFVDSDATTDDDGDDDSDQGEDAGPARRSFAAVRVAAVRSSGLAAAQCFASRMSGDVSRSFLYPKNCEMGDNSVDGHRDFAGIIVNELSTSRKYPSSLSTEVGKSNLDYKVVSFQKSTTYLKEGTKSRCFNMRVKRLFNELPSEMDENADVVCNISKVNTPHLLTSDNGAAGLSYVVSQEPSDLSQANALDIVDQFLLINDVGSSQENKNVGTDTLKSPHVSGAKIVQLVAERTNCTSPVGKPEVFDWNDSLEDEGGGEIFTKRKDSFFDGKWGGLKSHSHFQKSRQDISHKIRDEIGKHGRNVANIENTERGNASAHSDSRFVRSNVVGSGQIHISEINIKKNLFKDKNEEANLVPLQNQLDASDTKGGSEGSTEVGPDTQMAAEAMEALFHGSPFNEENGIVHSAVRNPTQDVSKNLMIKRFSIPLQKRTSIDCSDGIITRSKKRKMLSTKSREKSPKLLKVGSTSSKTKNNLAGRTVASRDKERLVSQPDDVGLVSGHDSFNSSKKNPQEIVVNEKLRQENHILVDNHFAYQTRSSKRFEQKRTSLDGSNQSTTFTDALISKDVKGGNALFANEVLGSDLSCKVNKHPATQTKPLNCTLHREELHTSFPIDGSHYPKRRTDHVTSGNLNCTLNKTSSEATDESSKQGMKKKIFVRSIADILDKAKRKRRSNFTCTRFHFDREPWSTTVLQMIYGTETRSSLKSPVQPVSDGDKSTRNNLLQMSSNANVQDKIFDAEKSKLPTISAKHDEDATHGTFYESPAAKVQPQKNLVCRTTKDTNVDSPICTANDPTRLCIKTVSSSIATRELRRLEAFTKDSLTLLKDTQRRKNMTGVRVLFSHHLVEQTIKQQRKVT; encoded by the exons ATGCCTCGCTCTTCCTTTCTCACCGTCGATCGCTCGCTCGCTCGCGCACCATGTCACTTCAAATCCTCTGATTTAGGTCATTCTGATTCATCTCGCTCACTCATGGCTTCTGCGGCTGACGCCAAAGGGGAAGAAACGCAAGTCTTGGACATCGACTCGCCTGAGTATG GGGAAATGCCGATCTTGTACGGGGAGACCGAAGCCCTAGATGGCTCCGATGGTGATGACGACCGAGGGATTGACGAACGGGGAACGACGCAACTGGTGGACGTCTATGAGGAAACTGCAGAGGTTTACGACAGCGGGGAAGGTACGGATGGAACTGAGGTGCTTAGTGGTGATGAGGAAGGGTTCTCCGACGAGGGTGCTGTTGCTCATTGTCGAGATGGAAAGAATGGTGCTGATGTTGAGTCGCTAACACCGGCGATTGGAGGAGACACTTTGTGCTTGGATGATAAAAAGGCAGATGCTTTTGTCGATTCTGATGCTACGACTGATGATGACGGTGATGATGATAGTGATCAGGGTGAAGATGCAG gaCCTGCAAGGAGGAGCTTTGCTGCAGTTCGTGTGGCAGCAGTGCGTTCATCCGGTCTTGCTGCAGCTCAATGCTTTGCTTCTAGGATGTCTGGGGATGTATCAAGATCTTTTCTCTATCCCAAAAATTGTGAAATGGGAGATAACTCTGTAGATGGACATAGAGACTTTGCAGGAATTATTGTTAATGAATTGTCTACTAGCAGAAAGTATCCCAGTTCTCTCAGCACCGAGGTTGGTAAATCTAACCTGGATTATAAAGTTGTGAGCTTCCAGAAGTCTACGACTTACCTTAAAGAAGGAACTAAGAGCAGATGCTTTAACATGAGGGTCAAAAGACTTTTTAATGAGCTACCTTCTGAAATGGATGAAAATGCTGATGTGGTTTGTAACATTTCCAAAGTGAACACACCACATTTGCTTACAAGTGATAATGGTGCTGCAGGATTAAGCTATGTTGTTTCCCAGGAACCTAGTGATTTGTCTCAGGCAAATGCATTGGACATTGTAGATCAGTTTCTTTTAATCAATGATGTGGGTTCATCTCAAGAAAATAAAAATGTGGGAACTGATACTTTAAAGTCACCTCATGTTTCTGGTGCAAAGATAGTACAACTTGTGGCTGAAAGAACAAATTGCACAAGTCCAGTTGGGAAGCCAGAAGTATTTGATTGGAATGACAGCCTTGAAGATGAAGGCGGTGGTGAAATTTTTACTAAAAGAAAGGATTCCTTCTTTGATGGAAAATGGGGTGGTCTGAAAAGTCATAGCCACTTTCAAAAATCTAGGCAAGACATCTCACATAAAATAAGAGATGAAATTGGTAAGCATGGAAGGAATGTTGCAAACATTGAAAACACTGAAAGAGGGAATGCTTCAGCTCATTCAGATTCAAGGTTTGTAAGATCAAATGTTGTAGGTAGTGGACAAATTCATATATCTGAAATAAACATAAAAAAGAATTTGTTCAAGGATAAAAATGAAGAAGCAAACTTAGTTCCTTTACAGAATCAATTGGATGCTTCTGACACAAAAGGTGGATCGGAAGGTTCAACTGAGGTTGGTCCTGATACTCAAATGGCAGCAGAGGCCATGGAAGCTCTATTCCATGGATcaccatttaatgaagaaaatgggaTTGTGCATTCTGCAGTGAGGAATCCAACTCAGGATGTCAGCAAAAATCTAATGATAAAGAGGTTTTCAATTCCTCTGCAAAAGAGGACTTCTATTGATTGTTCTGATGGCATTATTACACGCTCTAAAAAGAGAAAGATGCTTTCTACAAAATCAAGGGAAAAAAGCCCTAAGTTACTTAAAGTTGGTTCTACTAGCTCGAAAACGAAAAATAATTTGGCGGGCAGAACTGTTGCAAGCAGGGACAAAGAGAGGCTAGTTAGTCAACCAGAtgatgttggcttagttagtggCCATGATTCTTTTAATTCCTCTAAGAAAAATCCACAAGAAATTGTGGTAAATGAGAAACTAAGGCAAGAGAATCATATTTTGGTGGACAATCATTTTGCTTATCAGACTAGGAGTTCTAAAAGATTTGAACAAAAAAGGACTTCACTTGATGGTTCAAATCAATCTACTACATTTACTGATGCACTAATTTCTAAGGATGTAAAAGGTGGGAATGCTCTTTTTGCCAATGAAGTTTTGGGCTCAGATCTATCCTGCAAAGTAAACAAGCATCCAGCAACTCAAACTAAGCCATTAAATTGTACTCTGCACAGGGAAGAATTGCATACTTCATTTCCAATAGATGGCTCTCACTATCCAAAACGAAGAACAGATCATGTAACTTCAGGCAACTTGAACTGCACCTTGAATAAAACATCATCTGAGGCAACTGACGAGTCCAGCAAACAAGGAATGAAGAAGAAAATATTTGTAAGAAGCATAGCAGATATCCTAGATAAGGCTAAACGGAAAAGGCGTTCCAATTTTACTTGCACTAGATTCCATTTTGATAGAGAGCCTTGGAGTACTACAGTGCTACAGATGATTTATGGTACTGAAACAAGATCATCACTTAAATCTCCAGTTCAACCAGTTTCAGATGGTGACAAATCAACCAGGAACAATTTACTTCAAATGTCAAGCAATGCCAATGTTCAGGACAAGATTTTTGATGCTGAAAAATCAAAACTGCCCACAATAAGTGCCAAACATGATGAAGATGCCACACATGGTACATTTTATGAGTCACCAGCTGCAAAAGTGCAACCACAAAAAAATTTGGTATGTAGAACAACTAAAGATACAAATGTTGACTCACCTATTTGCACAGCTAATGATCCTACTAGATTGTGCATCAAAACCGTATCATCATCTATAGCTACTAGAGAACTTCGAAGATTAGAAGCTTTTACTAAGGATTCACTTACCTTGCTGAAAGATACACAGAGACGAAAAAATATGACTGGTGTTCGCGTTTTATTTAGTCATCATTTGGTTGAACAGACTATAAAACAGCAGAGGAAGGTAACTTGA